A region of Malaciobacter marinus DNA encodes the following proteins:
- a CDS encoding response regulator, with protein sequence MSIDKDVLKRLRALYVEDDDNIRNELSSLLSNFFGKIFVAKDGKDGIEQYVKNSGKIDVIISDINMPYLTGIEMVKRIREHNKEIPVIFTTAYSDNEYLADAIKLKVYDYIIKPIDIRNLLVVLNELATILHQNELIAKQNEELEKYKDVIDVNNIVIKTDAQMKIVYVNELFCKTTNFTSEELIGSELSILKHSDTDSKIYEEIYSNILSNNQWKGRIKNRTKENGYYISDTYIITTTDDNNKITGSLCVQKDITDEITKKREVQLALMKDKGDIFIKSKAGSAEQTVVINNLKHDIKQLQKEVISIKTERDKYLYKIENLSKDNKKLRSELNYYISNEQKSKKDSTFTLKTNKENADLKIQVKKLNVKLEDTIEYYEKKCKQIEVTSQIEIEELEQELHDMKRKLGKIENAEMMEQKIEYWQEKAKAEAKKAEKMEKEIMQTGDKSLIQRIFGTR encoded by the coding sequence ATGTCAATAGATAAAGATGTTTTAAAAAGATTAAGAGCTTTATATGTTGAAGATGATGATAACATAAGAAATGAATTATCTTCTTTATTATCTAATTTTTTTGGAAAGATTTTTGTTGCAAAAGATGGAAAAGATGGAATTGAACAATATGTCAAAAATAGTGGTAAGATTGATGTAATTATTTCAGATATAAATATGCCATATTTAACTGGAATAGAGATGGTAAAAAGAATTAGAGAGCATAATAAAGAAATTCCTGTTATTTTTACCACTGCATATTCAGATAATGAGTATTTAGCAGATGCTATAAAACTTAAAGTATATGATTATATTATAAAACCTATTGATATAAGAAATTTACTTGTAGTATTGAATGAGCTTGCTACAATTTTACATCAAAATGAACTTATTGCTAAACAAAATGAAGAGTTAGAAAAATATAAAGATGTTATTGATGTAAATAATATAGTTATAAAAACTGATGCACAAATGAAAATAGTTTATGTAAATGAACTGTTTTGTAAAACTACTAATTTTACTTCAGAAGAGTTAATAGGTAGTGAACTAAGTATTTTAAAGCACAGTGATACTGATTCTAAAATATATGAAGAGATATACTCAAATATTCTTAGTAATAATCAATGGAAAGGGCGAATAAAAAATAGAACAAAAGAGAATGGCTATTATATTAGTGATACTTATATAATTACCACAACAGATGATAATAATAAAATCACTGGTTCTTTATGTGTTCAAAAAGACATCACTGATGAAATAACCAAAAAAAGAGAAGTTCAATTAGCACTGATGAAAGATAAAGGTGATATTTTTATTAAAAGTAAAGCTGGCTCTGCTGAACAAACTGTAGTAATAAATAATTTGAAACACGATATAAAACAATTACAAAAAGAGGTTATTTCTATAAAAACAGAAAGGGATAAATACCTTTATAAAATTGAAAATTTAAGTAAAGATAATAAGAAATTAAGATCTGAACTTAATTATTACATTAGCAATGAACAAAAAAGTAAAAAAGATAGTACCTTCACTCTTAAAACAAATAAAGAGAATGCAGATTTAAAAATACAAGTTAAAAAATTGAATGTAAAACTAGAAGATACAATTGAGTATTATGAAAAAAAATGTAAACAAATAGAAGTTACTTCTCAAATAGAAATAGAAGAATTAGAACAAGAATTACACGATATGAAAAGAAAACTAGGAAAAATTGAAAATGCTGAAATGATGGAACAAAAAATTGAGTACTGGCAAGAAAAAGCAAAAGCAGAGGCTAAAAAAGCTGAAAAAATGGAAAAAGAAATAATGCAAACAGGTGATAAATCATTGATTCAAAGGATTTTTGGAACAAGATAG
- a CDS encoding PAS domain-containing protein: MAAGQETVLDEYAFLVSETNEKGIISFANDDFCKIAEYSLEELMGQPHNMVRHKDMPRKAFKSLWETIQRGDIWTGYVKNATKTGGYYWVFATIYPFESCDGSKGYLSCRRRASEAEIKSAQELYAKWKNEE, translated from the coding sequence ATGGCAGCAGGACAAGAAACAGTACTAGATGAATATGCATTTTTAGTAAGTGAAACAAATGAAAAAGGTATAATATCATTTGCAAATGACGATTTTTGTAAAATAGCAGAGTATAGCTTGGAAGAATTGATGGGACAACCACATAATATGGTAAGACATAAAGATATGCCAAGAAAAGCATTTAAAAGTTTGTGGGAGACAATACAAAGAGGAGATATTTGGACAGGATATGTAAAGAATGCGACAAAAACAGGAGGGTATTATTGGGTATTTGCCACAATATATCCATTTGAGAGTTGCGATGGTTCAAAGGGATATTTATCATGCAGAAGAAGAGCTTCTGAAGCTGAAATTAAATCTGCTCAAGAACTTTATGCAAAATGGAAAAATGAAGAGTAA
- a CDS encoding YbaB/EbfC family nucleoid-associated protein gives MFDGIDLSKINLNDMMSQVQDMANQAKEDNASKIFTAKAGGGMVEISINGNSEVIDLKIDDSLMDDKDSLQILLISCMNDVIKQSDENKKMMAMNMMGGMGSFGQKS, from the coding sequence ATGTTTGATGGAATTGATTTAAGTAAAATAAATTTAAATGATATGATGAGCCAAGTTCAAGATATGGCAAATCAAGCAAAAGAAGATAATGCTTCTAAGATTTTTACTGCAAAAGCAGGTGGAGGAATGGTTGAAATTTCAATCAATGGAAATAGTGAAGTTATTGATTTGAAAATTGATGATTCTTTGATGGATGATAAGGACTCTTTACAAATACTTTTAATCTCATGTATGAATGATGTTATTAAACAATCTGATGAAAATAAAAAAATGATGGCCATGAATATGATGGGTGGAATGGGTTCATTTGGACAAAAATCTTAA
- a CDS encoding polyprenyl synthetase family protein gives MEQLLNKFEDYLNSNLPSSKTFHPHFESALEEMLKAGGKRFRPMLLLSVVNSKNPLLVSNSLPIALGIEFLHTYSLVHDDLPAMDDANLRRGFQTLHKKYDEVTAILVGDALNTHSFNLLANAPLSNDIKIELIKTLSSDGGIDGMIIGQAIDCHFENHRLKLDELEFLHIHKTAKLIAASLKMGAIIAQYDLTLQDKLYNFGIDIGLLFQIQDDIIDETQSEQEAGKTTQNDNEKNSFVNLLGLDGAIESADKLANKCEEQLRSLDDKLKDSLEELLLKYLHRHK, from the coding sequence ATGGAACAATTATTAAATAAATTTGAAGATTACTTAAATAGTAATCTTCCCTCTTCAAAAACATTTCATCCACATTTTGAATCAGCTTTAGAAGAGATGTTAAAAGCAGGTGGAAAAAGATTTAGACCAATGCTTTTATTATCTGTTGTTAATTCTAAAAATCCACTTTTAGTTAGTAACTCTTTACCTATTGCTTTAGGAATAGAATTTTTACATACTTACTCATTAGTTCATGATGATTTACCAGCTATGGATGATGCAAATTTGAGAAGAGGTTTTCAAACTTTACATAAAAAGTATGATGAAGTAACAGCTATTTTAGTAGGAGATGCTTTAAATACTCATAGCTTTAATCTTTTGGCTAATGCACCACTTAGTAATGATATAAAAATAGAATTGATTAAAACACTTTCAAGTGATGGTGGTATTGATGGTATGATTATTGGTCAAGCAATTGATTGTCATTTTGAAAATCACAGATTAAAACTTGATGAATTGGAATTTTTACATATTCATAAAACTGCAAAATTAATTGCAGCAAGTTTAAAGATGGGGGCGATTATTGCTCAATATGATTTAACTTTACAAGATAAACTTTATAATTTTGGAATTGATATTGGCTTATTGTTTCAAATACAAGATGATATCATTGATGAAACACAAAGCGAACAAGAAGCAGGTAAGACTACACAAAATGATAATGAAAAAAATTCATTTGTTAATCTTTTAGGTTTAGATGGTGCAATTGAATCTGCTGATAAATTAGCAAACAAATGTGAAGAGCAATTAAGATCTTTAGATGATAAATTAAAAGACTCTTTAGAAGAGTTATTACTTAAATATCTACATAGACACAAATAA
- a CDS encoding peptidylprolyl isomerase, which yields MRKIIFLLCSLTFLLQAANPIAVIDTNKGKIEVELRKDLAPKAVENFVTHAKNGYYDNVIFHRIIKNFMIQTGDPTGTGRGGESIWEKPFKDEFAPNAIFDKAGILAMANKGPNTNGSQFFITTVPAYWLNGKHTIFGYVKKGMDIVKKLENVPTSGQYEGNKPLSEQKIKTITIK from the coding sequence ATGAGAAAAATTATTTTTCTTCTTTGTTCATTAACTTTTTTATTACAAGCTGCAAATCCAATTGCTGTTATTGACACAAACAAAGGAAAAATTGAAGTTGAATTAAGAAAAGATTTAGCTCCAAAAGCAGTAGAAAATTTTGTTACACATGCAAAAAATGGTTATTATGATAATGTTATTTTTCACAGAATTATAAAAAATTTTATGATTCAAACTGGAGATCCAACAGGTACAGGAAGAGGTGGAGAATCAATTTGGGAAAAACCATTTAAAGATGAATTTGCGCCAAATGCGATTTTTGACAAAGCTGGTATTCTAGCAATGGCAAATAAAGGTCCTAATACAAATGGGAGTCAATTTTTCATTACAACTGTTCCAGCATATTGGTTAAATGGTAAACATACTATTTTTGGATATGTAAAAAAAGGAATGGATATTGTAAAAAAACTTGAAAATGTTCCAACATCAGGACAATATGAAGGAAACAAACCTTTATCTGAACAAAAGATAAAAACAATAACTATAAAATAG
- a CDS encoding (2Fe-2S) ferredoxin domain-containing protein — protein sequence MEMQVNPQPTFYIFKCEQSAPPGMPKPSCVDDNTQDLFNYLSQTLMQKGLMGAVQPIRTSCLGRCQMGPLMLIEPGHYMYCQLSKEKIDRIVDEHILGNDPITEFLIPKEFWGEPVSLENKGLKK from the coding sequence ATGGAAATGCAAGTTAATCCTCAACCAACATTTTATATTTTTAAATGTGAACAAAGTGCACCTCCTGGGATGCCAAAGCCATCATGTGTTGATGATAATACACAAGATTTATTCAATTATTTATCACAAACATTGATGCAAAAAGGTCTTATGGGAGCTGTTCAGCCTATAAGAACTTCATGTTTAGGAAGATGCCAAATGGGACCATTGATGTTAATAGAGCCTGGTCATTATATGTATTGTCAATTATCTAAGGAAAAAATTGATAGAATAGTAGATGAACATATATTAGGTAATGATCCTATAACTGAGTTTTTAATCCCAAAAGAGTTTTGGGGTGAGCCAGTTAGTTTGGAAAATAAAGGGTTGAAAAAATGA
- a CDS encoding chemotaxis protein CheW: METINSNGNNSSNINNPQEHDVIDYENTSEYMTFELGAMKYAIELPKIREILTYPDIITHLPNTEDWVKGLINLRGEVVPILDIRIKFNTGEPIYDSNTAVIAVITEDKRMIGIIVDKVDDVQRLDTSSLAPVSDMGSAIPSRYLKGFVRLENNQMLVIMDIEAVVHKDELKDS; this comes from the coding sequence ATGGAAACAATAAATAGTAATGGAAATAATAGCTCAAATATCAATAATCCTCAAGAACATGATGTAATTGATTATGAGAATACAAGTGAGTATATGACTTTTGAACTTGGTGCTATGAAATATGCAATTGAACTACCAAAAATAAGAGAGATTCTTACATATCCAGATATTATTACACATTTACCAAATACAGAGGATTGGGTAAAAGGTCTTATTAATTTAAGAGGGGAAGTTGTACCTATTTTGGATATTAGAATAAAGTTTAATACAGGAGAACCTATATACGATAGTAATACAGCAGTAATTGCAGTTATTACAGAAGATAAAAGAATGATTGGAATAATTGTAGATAAAGTTGATGATGTGCAAAGACTTGATACTTCTTCTCTTGCTCCTGTTTCAGATATGGGTTCAGCAATACCATCTAGGTATTTAAAAGGTTTTGTAAGATTAGAAAATAATCAGATGCTTGTTATTATGGATATTGAAGCTGTAGTACACAAAGACGAATTAAAAGACTCATAA
- the groES gene encoding co-chaperone GroES, whose translation MNFKPLGERVLVKRTEVENKTASGIYIPDNAKEKPHTATVEAIGSKVEDVKVGDTIVFEQFRGTELNLEGQEYLVLNVENIIGVM comes from the coding sequence ATGAATTTTAAACCACTAGGGGAAAGAGTTCTGGTTAAAAGAACTGAAGTTGAGAACAAAACAGCAAGTGGAATTTATATTCCAGATAATGCAAAAGAAAAACCACATACTGCTACAGTAGAAGCAATTGGTTCAAAAGTAGAAGATGTTAAAGTGGGTGATACAATAGTATTTGAACAATTCAGAGGAACTGAATTGAATCTTGAGGGACAAGAATACTTAGTATTAAATGTTGAAAATATTATAGGAGTTATGTAA
- the panD gene encoding aspartate 1-decarboxylase, giving the protein MTFDMLYSKIHRATVTDANLNYVGSITIDEELMEAAHLLVGQKVEIVNINNGERFATYVIKGKAGSKDMCLNGAAARKVEIGDKIIVISYASYNEEELKNYKPTVVIVDEKNNIDTVTNELVGSDHV; this is encoded by the coding sequence ATGACATTTGATATGTTGTATAGTAAAATTCATAGAGCAACTGTTACAGATGCTAATTTGAACTATGTTGGTTCAATTACAATTGATGAAGAGTTGATGGAAGCAGCACATTTACTTGTTGGACAAAAAGTCGAAATAGTAAATATTAATAATGGTGAAAGATTTGCTACTTATGTAATAAAAGGCAAAGCTGGAAGTAAAGATATGTGCTTAAATGGAGCAGCAGCTAGAAAAGTAGAAATTGGTGATAAGATTATTGTTATATCATATGCTTCTTATAATGAAGAAGAATTAAAAAATTATAAACCAACAGTAGTTATTGTAGATGAAAAAAACAATATTGATACTGTGACAAATGAACTTGTAGGAAGTGACCATGTTTGA
- a CDS encoding response regulator, translating to MEEKIFELRKLKLLFVEDEDDLINIITDTLNKLEANFLTAQNGQEALDLIEKNPDLDAVITDINMPIMNGLEMIKILKETNPNLPIIIMSAHTEIEYIDKAKEYGVKDYLLKPFDFMKFIELITTMELNKNVNR from the coding sequence ATGGAAGAAAAAATCTTTGAACTTAGAAAATTAAAGCTTCTTTTTGTAGAAGACGAAGATGATTTAATAAATATAATCACAGATACTTTAAATAAATTAGAAGCAAATTTTCTAACTGCACAAAATGGTCAAGAGGCTTTAGATCTAATAGAAAAAAACCCAGATTTAGATGCAGTTATAACAGATATAAATATGCCAATAATGAATGGTTTGGAAATGATAAAAATATTAAAAGAAACAAATCCTAATTTACCAATAATAATAATGTCTGCACATACTGAAATTGAGTATATTGATAAAGCAAAAGAGTATGGAGTTAAAGATTATTTATTAAAACCATTTGATTTTATGAAATTTATTGAACTAATAACTACAATGGAATTAAATAAAAATGTCAATAGATAA